A genomic region of Ovis aries strain OAR_USU_Benz2616 breed Rambouillet chromosome 20, ARS-UI_Ramb_v3.0, whole genome shotgun sequence contains the following coding sequences:
- the LOC101119679 gene encoding histone H2B type 1-C/E/F/G/I, with translation MPEPAKSAPAPKKGSKKAVTKAQKKDGKKRKRSRKESYSVYVYKVLKQVHPDTGISSKAMGIMNSFVNDIFERIAGEASRLAHYNKRSTITSREIQTAVRLLLPGELAKHAVSEGTKAVTKYTSSK, from the coding sequence ATGCCTGAGCCAGCCAAGTCCGCTCCGGCCCCGAAGAAGGGCTCCAAGAAGGCGGTGACCAAGGCGCAGAAGAAGGACGGCAAGAAGCGCAAGCGCAGCCGCAAGGAGAGCTACTCCGTGTACGTGTACAAGGTGCTGAAGCAGGTCCACCCGGACACCGGCATCTCGTCCAAGGCCATGGGCATCATGAATTCGTTCGTGAACGATATTTTCGAGCGCATCGCGGGCGAGGCGTCGCGCCTGGCTCATTACAACAAGCGCTCGACCATCACATCCAGGGAGATCCAGACGGCTGTGCGCCTGCTGCTTCCCGGAGAACTGGCCAAGCACGCCGTGTCTGAGGGCACCAAGGCCGTCACCAAGTATACCAGCTCCAAGTGA
- the H1-5 gene encoding histone H1.5, which yields MSETAPAETAAPAPVEKSPAKKKTTKKTASGGAAKRKATGPPVSELITKAVAASKERNGLSLAALKKALAAGGYDVEKNNSRIKLGLKSLVSKGTLVQTKGTGASGSFKLNKKAAAGEAKPKTKKAGAAKAKKPAGATPKKPKKAAGAKKAVKKTPKKAKKPAASGVKKVAKSPKKAKTAAKPKKAAKSPAKPKAVKPKAAKPKTSKPKAAKPKAAKAKKAAPKKK from the coding sequence ATGTCGGAAACCGCTCCTGCTGAGACGGCCGCCCCGGCGCCGGTGGAGAAGTCTCCTGCCAAGAAGAAAACAACCAAGAAGACCGCGAGCGGTGGAGCGGCGAAGCGCAAGGCTACCGGGCCCCCAGTTTCCGAGCTGATCACTAAGGCTGTCGCCGCCTCCAAAGAGCGCAATGGCCTTTCTTTGGCTGCGCTCAAGAAAGCGCTGGCAGCCGGGGGCTACGATGTGGAGAAGAACAATAGCCGCATCAAGCTGGGTCTCAAGAGCCTAGTGAGCAAGGGCACACTGGTGCAGACCAAGGGCACCGGGGCTTCCGGCTCTTTCAAGCTCAACAAGAAGGCGGCTGCTGGGGAAGCCAAGCCCAAAACCAAGAAGGCGGGGGCTGCGAAAGCGAAGAAACCCGCAGGGGCCACCCCTAAGAAACCCAAGAAGGCTGCGGGAGCGAAAAAAGCCGTTAAGAAGACGCCTAAGAAGGCGAAAAAGCCCGCGGCCTCTGGTGTCAAAAAAGTGGCCAAGAGCCCCAAGAAGGCCAAAACAGCGGCAAAGCCAAAGAAGGCTGCTAAAAGCCCCGCGAAGCCCAAGGCAGTGAAGCCAAAGGCGGCGAAACCCAAAACCTCCAAGCCTAAGGCAGCAAAACCCAAAGCTGCAAAGGCGAAGAAGGCGGCTCCTAAGAAGAAGTAG
- the LOC101102344 gene encoding histone H2A type 1 has product MSGRGKQGGKARAKAKTRSSRAGLQFPVGRVHRLLRKGNYAERVGAGAPVYLAAVLEYLTAEILELAGNAARDNKKTRIIPRHLQLAIRNDEELNKLLGKVTIAQGGVLPNIQAVLLPKKTESHHKAKGK; this is encoded by the coding sequence ATGTCTGGACGTGGTAAACAGGGCGGCAAAGCTCGCGCCAAGGCCAAAACCCGCTCCTCGCGGGCCGGGCTCCAGTTCCCGGTAGGCCGAGTGCACCGGCTGCTCCGCAAAGGAAACTACGCCGAGCGGGTCGGGGCCGGGGCCCCGGTGTACCTGGCGGCGGTGCTGGAATACCTGACAGCCGAGATCCTGGAGCTGGCAGGCAACGCAGCCCGGGACAACAAGAAGACACGCATCATCCCGCGTCACCTGCAGCTGGCCATCCGCAACGACGAGGAGCTCAACAAGCTGCTGGGTAAAGTCACCATCGCTCAGGGTGGTGTCCTGCCCAACATCCAGGCGGTGCTGCTGCCCAAGAAGACCGAGAGCCATCACAAGGCCAAGGGCAAGTGA